The following proteins come from a genomic window of Nitrospira sp.:
- a CDS encoding CBS domain protein produces MRQTEFFMKATDPKTLTVGQLMQDAVTRCTARTDASTIAHMMTHRNFGSLPVVEEDGTLVGIVTEYDLLQAMLDGRDLRKVLATEIMSAHPVTVTEDQTLAQVADLFQDRYLTRVPVVRNNKLVGILARRDLLFGYMRASQYWS; encoded by the coding sequence ATGAGACAAACCGAGTTCTTCATGAAAGCGACGGATCCGAAGACCTTGACCGTCGGACAGTTGATGCAGGATGCGGTCACGCGATGCACGGCGCGCACCGACGCCTCGACGATCGCCCACATGATGACGCACCGGAACTTCGGGAGCCTTCCGGTTGTGGAAGAGGACGGCACACTGGTCGGGATCGTGACGGAATACGATCTCCTGCAGGCCATGCTCGATGGGCGCGATCTTCGGAAAGTGCTTGCCACGGAAATCATGTCCGCCCATCCCGTGACTGTGACGGAGGACCAGACACTCGCCCAAGTGGCTGATTTGTTCCAGGACCGCTATCTTACCCGAGTCCCGGTGGTCCGAAACAACAAGCTGGTCGGGATTCTGGCGCGGCGGGATTTGCTGTTCGGATACATGAGAGCGTCGCAATATTGGTCGTGA
- a CDS encoding Transcriptional regulator, Fis family, protein MDQIERNYRALLSVALVLNSQRDMRSLWEAITVEITNAIPWARASITLYDSQTDAFRFYVLATTVPEVALGRDAVVPRHGSGMGWVYEHKTLHIRPDLKKEQVFPEDKLYVQEGLGRMINLPLLVKDQCLGILNIGTRESGVPDAGEIEFLTQVAMQIAYAIDHVQAYEQIDRLRNQLAKENVYLNEELRLTKNIDRLVGESTVFQHVLTLARGVAPTSTTVLLTGETGTGKELIAQTIHDLSPRRRKPMVRVNCASFPAGLVESELFGHERGAFTGADRSREGRFELAHEGTLFLDEVGEMPLETQAKLLRVLQDGMVDRLGGKQPIRVDVRIIAATNRDLSAAVKLGTFRADLLYRLNVFPIHLPILSERPEDIPLLARHFLEVYAAKLRRSCTEIDPDSLERLVRYSWPGNVRELANVIERALILSHEPILRIDNHLLGLQDRSFTGLPSSNLKDFERRHILQTLSLTDWRLEGRDGAAARLGIPPSTLRSRMKQLGIKRPTAH, encoded by the coding sequence TTGGATCAGATCGAACGCAACTATCGAGCACTCTTGTCCGTCGCCCTCGTGCTGAACTCGCAGCGCGACATGCGCAGCTTGTGGGAAGCGATTACCGTGGAGATCACCAACGCCATCCCATGGGCCCGCGCATCGATCACCCTGTACGATTCTCAGACCGATGCGTTCCGGTTTTATGTCCTCGCGACCACGGTCCCGGAAGTCGCGCTTGGCCGCGATGCCGTCGTCCCGCGCCACGGAAGCGGGATGGGATGGGTCTACGAACACAAAACCCTGCACATTCGCCCTGATCTCAAGAAAGAGCAAGTCTTTCCCGAAGACAAGCTCTATGTCCAAGAAGGGCTCGGACGGATGATTAATCTTCCATTGCTCGTGAAAGATCAATGCCTGGGCATCCTCAATATCGGCACTCGGGAATCGGGCGTTCCCGATGCTGGAGAAATCGAATTCCTCACACAAGTGGCGATGCAGATCGCCTATGCGATCGATCACGTCCAAGCCTACGAACAAATCGATCGCTTGCGAAACCAATTGGCCAAGGAAAATGTGTACTTGAACGAGGAGCTGCGGCTCACAAAAAACATCGACAGGTTGGTGGGAGAAAGTACCGTCTTTCAACATGTCTTGACCCTCGCGCGGGGAGTTGCGCCGACGTCGACGACCGTCCTCTTGACGGGTGAGACCGGAACCGGCAAGGAATTGATCGCTCAAACCATTCATGATTTGAGTCCACGCCGCCGAAAACCCATGGTTCGCGTGAATTGTGCCTCCTTTCCGGCCGGGCTGGTCGAGAGTGAATTATTCGGCCACGAACGCGGTGCGTTTACCGGAGCGGACCGATCCCGTGAAGGACGATTCGAACTGGCTCATGAAGGCACATTGTTCTTGGATGAAGTCGGTGAAATGCCTCTGGAGACACAGGCGAAGTTGCTGCGGGTCTTACAGGATGGAATGGTCGATCGTTTGGGCGGGAAACAGCCCATTCGAGTGGATGTTCGTATCATCGCCGCCACAAACCGCGATCTTTCTGCAGCGGTGAAGCTCGGCACGTTCCGGGCGGATCTTCTGTATCGTCTGAACGTGTTTCCGATCCACCTGCCCATACTGAGCGAGCGTCCGGAAGATATTCCGTTGTTAGCCCGACACTTCCTTGAAGTGTACGCAGCGAAACTCCGCCGTTCGTGCACGGAGATCGATCCCGATTCTTTAGAACGATTGGTTCGCTACTCGTGGCCGGGCAACGTCCGTGAATTGGCAAATGTGATCGAGCGGGCCTTGATCCTCTCACACGAGCCGATCTTGCGGATCGATAACCATCTCCTGGGATTGCAGGACCGCTCATTCACCGGTCTGCCGTCGTCCAACCTCAAGGATTTCGAACGTCGACACATTCTCCAAACTCTGTCATTGACCGATTGGCGCCTCGAAGGTCGCGACGGAGCAGCAGCACGTCTCGGCATCCCGCCCAGTACCCTGCGCAGCCGGATGAAGCAGCTTGGGATCAAGCGACCGACCGCTCACTGA
- a CDS encoding Ferredoxin reductase, with protein sequence MEDGNGPDFSNGVSIDRIPDGGMLLGHIGQDDVILARRGGEFFAVGAKCTHYSGPLIEGLMLGDELRCPWHHACFSLRTGEALRAPAFDAIPCWRVERIGETVFVREKLSAPGRARTSVSPQQAPASVVIVGGGAAGFAAAEMLRREAYEGRVTIISADDAAPYDRPNLSKDYLAGTAQEDWIPLRPPDFYGERRIDLLLNSRVASLDAKRKSLQLDNGRSFEFGALLLATGAQPVTLSIPGASDAQLHYLRTFADSRTLSEKAASAKQVLIIGASFIGLEVAASLRTRGVAVHVVAPEQQPLERVMGREVGRFIRGLHETNGVVFHLGETVARIDGRNATLSGGGAIETDLIIVGVGVRPSLALAEQAGLKTDRGLVVDEYLQTSVPGIFAAGDIARWPDPHSGGLVRIEHWVVAERQGQVAARNILGRRERFNAVPFFWTQQYGVSISYVGHAEKWDAVEIDGSLEAQDCAVTYKLAGRTLAVATISRDLQSLKTEAAMEASVRTGSA encoded by the coding sequence ATGGAAGACGGGAACGGGCCGGATTTCAGCAATGGAGTCTCGATAGATCGTATTCCCGACGGAGGAATGCTTCTGGGTCACATCGGCCAGGATGACGTGATCCTCGCGCGCCGCGGAGGCGAATTCTTCGCAGTCGGAGCCAAATGCACGCACTACAGCGGGCCGCTCATCGAAGGATTGATGCTCGGCGACGAGTTGCGCTGCCCATGGCATCACGCCTGTTTCAGTCTTCGTACGGGAGAGGCATTGCGTGCACCCGCGTTCGATGCCATTCCATGCTGGCGTGTCGAACGAATCGGCGAGACCGTATTCGTGCGGGAAAAACTGTCTGCACCCGGTCGGGCGCGGACATCCGTTTCCCCGCAACAAGCGCCCGCCTCCGTCGTGATCGTCGGTGGGGGCGCCGCCGGCTTTGCGGCGGCAGAGATGCTCCGGCGTGAAGCGTACGAGGGGCGCGTCACCATCATAAGCGCCGACGATGCGGCTCCGTACGACCGCCCGAATCTGTCCAAAGACTATCTCGCCGGGACCGCCCAGGAGGATTGGATTCCACTGCGACCGCCGGATTTTTACGGCGAGCGCCGCATCGATCTCCTCCTCAATTCACGCGTCGCATCACTCGACGCAAAACGCAAATCTCTCCAGCTCGACAACGGCAGATCCTTCGAGTTCGGCGCCCTCTTGCTCGCGACCGGGGCCCAACCCGTCACATTATCCATTCCCGGCGCATCCGACGCTCAGCTCCATTACCTTCGCACGTTTGCCGACAGCCGGACCCTGTCCGAAAAGGCCGCGTCCGCGAAACAAGTCCTCATCATCGGCGCGAGTTTCATCGGACTCGAAGTCGCCGCATCCCTGCGCACACGAGGCGTGGCCGTCCACGTGGTCGCGCCGGAGCAGCAGCCGCTCGAGCGGGTGATGGGCCGGGAAGTCGGCCGTTTTATTCGCGGCCTTCACGAGACGAACGGCGTGGTCTTTCACTTGGGCGAAACGGTCGCTCGGATCGACGGACGCAACGCAACACTGAGCGGCGGCGGCGCGATCGAAACCGATCTGATTATCGTGGGAGTCGGCGTGCGGCCGTCGCTCGCGCTTGCCGAGCAAGCCGGATTGAAAACGGATCGCGGCCTTGTGGTCGACGAATATCTCCAAACCAGCGTGCCGGGCATCTTTGCCGCGGGCGACATCGCCCGTTGGCCCGACCCCCATTCCGGAGGACTCGTCCGCATTGAGCATTGGGTCGTTGCGGAACGCCAGGGTCAGGTCGCGGCACGCAATATCTTGGGGCGCAGGGAGCGATTCAACGCCGTGCCCTTCTTTTGGACACAGCAATACGGCGTTTCCATCAGCTATGTCGGTCATGCGGAAAAATGGGACGCGGTTGAGATCGATGGAAGCCTGGAAGCACAAGACTGTGCCGTCACATATAAACTAGCGGGGCGGACTCTTGCGGTCGCGACGATCTCGCGCGATCTTCAGAGTTTGAAAACAGAAGCTGCTATGGAGGCTTCCGTTCGGACAGGATCGGCTTGA
- a CDS encoding Multidrug efflux system EmrAB-OMF, membrane fusion component EmrA, producing the protein MSETHSILPPSPQLVEESLHAQRNRRLLIVALVLSLAGLVYGGYWWTTARHWIQTDNAYVTGNLVPVTAQASGIITQVLFEETQFVNRGDVLVRLDEHEASAALGRARGRLGEAVRHINSLFFTQRQLAEKLAARRARHDVIRHDIDRYRRGVPSGAVSKQILQNALDHLQALEADVRETQAEYDALDARIGGTTVMEHPAVELAKHEFIDAHLEYTRQQIRAPTSGYVAKRKAQVGDRVKPGTNLMTIVPLDHLWVEANLRETDLVDIRPGQTAEVRVDLYGGKHTFRGTVEGLVPGTGSPFALLPPDNSTGNFIHITERVPVRIALEAEELREHPVRPGLSTVTKIRVNDVGQSVWSSLAKADTEEYQTDVYDNEFISADSLAQEVMRTHLVSGSSSSLLKPSDETRRRNTFEDGREPAGEKRRAWKTDTTISNLFE; encoded by the coding sequence ATGAGCGAGACCCATTCCATTCTCCCGCCGTCGCCGCAGCTGGTTGAAGAGTCGCTGCACGCGCAGCGCAACCGGCGGCTGTTGATCGTGGCGCTCGTGCTGAGCCTTGCGGGCTTGGTCTATGGCGGATATTGGTGGACGACGGCCCGGCATTGGATTCAAACCGACAATGCCTATGTGACCGGCAATCTCGTGCCGGTCACGGCACAGGCCAGCGGCATCATCACGCAGGTGCTGTTCGAGGAGACTCAGTTCGTAAATCGAGGCGATGTGTTGGTCCGTCTCGATGAGCATGAAGCCTCGGCGGCGCTGGGACGTGCGCGCGGTCGACTCGGCGAGGCGGTCCGCCACATCAACTCGCTCTTTTTTACGCAACGGCAACTGGCGGAAAAATTGGCGGCTCGCAGGGCCAGGCACGATGTGATCCGTCACGACATCGATCGATACCGCCGAGGGGTGCCCAGCGGAGCCGTGTCGAAGCAGATTCTGCAGAATGCGCTGGATCACTTGCAGGCATTGGAAGCCGATGTGCGGGAAACACAGGCCGAATACGACGCGCTCGACGCTCGGATCGGCGGCACGACCGTGATGGAACATCCGGCGGTCGAACTGGCGAAACATGAGTTCATCGACGCCCATCTCGAATATACGCGGCAGCAGATCCGAGCGCCGACGTCCGGATACGTGGCCAAACGGAAGGCGCAGGTCGGCGACCGGGTCAAGCCGGGCACGAATCTCATGACGATCGTTCCGCTGGACCATCTCTGGGTGGAAGCCAACTTGCGCGAAACCGACTTGGTGGACATTCGGCCTGGCCAGACGGCCGAAGTGCGCGTGGATCTCTACGGCGGCAAACATACGTTTCGCGGCACGGTGGAAGGCTTGGTGCCCGGCACCGGAAGCCCGTTCGCGCTGTTGCCGCCGGACAACTCCACCGGTAACTTTATCCACATCACGGAACGGGTGCCGGTACGGATCGCGCTGGAGGCCGAGGAACTGCGCGAGCATCCCGTCAGGCCCGGCCTCTCGACGGTCACAAAAATCCGCGTCAACGATGTCGGTCAATCCGTCTGGTCGTCTCTGGCGAAAGCCGACACCGAGGAATATCAGACCGACGTCTACGATAACGAATTCATCAGCGCGGACTCCTTGGCACAAGAAGTCATGAGGACCCATCTGGTGTCCGGCAGCTCTTCATCCTTGTTGAAGCCAAGCGACGAAACGAGGCGCCGAAACACGTTTGAGGATGGTCGCGAGCCGGCGGGCGAGAAGCGAAGGGCCTGGAAAACGGATACGACTATTTCAAATCTCTTCGAATGA
- a CDS encoding Outer membrane factor (OMF) lipoprotein associated wth EmrAB-OMF efflux system: MTESRSTVSSYVSSLCLSVMFVITGCGWIPKGDPPATSIAPPELQETLAEVTNRLHKWPDDRWWEQFQNAELNQLIETALRDNPGLKVASARLREAQGLVRVEGARLLPFLDADASLTYERISQHGVFAALNPEAGGARILLGMINPLTFRYEFDFWGKYRATLEAALGHAAAEEAERAEVRLRLTTGIARAYFRGHALHRQLELIHAIVDLRRRLRILAETRSKLGLDNDLAVKQAVADYEAAVTRQASVHDQLDIQRNLLARLMGKGPDDGRHLFTAPSATIPEQVPVPEHLSSGLLVHRPDLAAALYRAYSAARMVKVARTQFYPTIDLTAFVGFNALAFTSHGADKLANFLFSGQSFSYGVAPGLRLPIFEGGRLRGELAVHRAEYDAAVELYNDTLLDALREVADSLSAWQSTREMLESHHRLVTSLTEDWRLANVRVVSGLDDDREVLRHRYPVLEQEYALRALESDQLVAAVDLIEALGGGYDNLDVEKKPEEPTS, from the coding sequence ATGACCGAAAGCCGCTCGACCGTCTCCTCCTACGTCTCGAGCCTCTGTCTGTCGGTCATGTTCGTGATCACCGGCTGCGGTTGGATTCCGAAAGGCGATCCGCCGGCTACCTCTATAGCGCCGCCGGAGTTGCAGGAAACCCTCGCGGAGGTGACCAACCGGTTGCACAAGTGGCCTGACGACCGGTGGTGGGAACAATTTCAGAACGCCGAGCTCAACCAACTGATAGAGACGGCGCTGCGCGACAACCCGGGGCTCAAGGTGGCCTCGGCTCGCTTGCGGGAAGCGCAAGGGTTGGTGCGTGTGGAAGGCGCACGCCTGCTTCCCTTCCTGGATGCCGACGCGTCGCTCACCTACGAGCGCATCTCGCAGCACGGAGTCTTCGCGGCGCTGAATCCTGAAGCCGGGGGAGCCCGAATTCTGCTCGGCATGATCAATCCCCTCACCTTTCGGTACGAGTTCGACTTCTGGGGCAAATATCGCGCGACGCTCGAAGCGGCGCTCGGCCACGCGGCAGCCGAAGAAGCGGAACGGGCTGAAGTCCGACTCCGGCTGACCACCGGCATCGCCCGCGCCTACTTCCGAGGCCATGCGCTTCATCGTCAACTGGAGTTGATCCACGCCATCGTCGATCTACGCCGCCGTCTTCGGATTCTCGCGGAGACCCGGTCCAAACTTGGATTAGATAACGACTTAGCGGTGAAACAAGCCGTCGCCGACTACGAAGCGGCGGTCACACGCCAAGCCTCGGTTCACGATCAGTTGGATATCCAGCGTAATTTGCTCGCTCGCCTCATGGGCAAAGGACCGGACGACGGTCGACACCTCTTCACGGCTCCTTCCGCAACCATTCCTGAGCAAGTGCCCGTTCCTGAGCACCTCTCGAGCGGATTGCTGGTCCACCGGCCCGATTTGGCCGCGGCGCTGTATCGCGCCTACTCCGCCGCTCGGATGGTGAAGGTCGCCAGGACGCAATTCTACCCGACGATCGATCTGACCGCCTTCGTCGGTTTCAACGCCTTGGCGTTCACCAGCCACGGCGCCGATAAGTTGGCCAATTTTCTGTTCTCAGGACAGAGTTTTTCCTACGGCGTCGCGCCGGGCCTGCGCTTGCCGATCTTCGAAGGCGGCCGCTTGCGAGGCGAACTGGCGGTGCACCGGGCGGAGTACGACGCGGCGGTGGAACTGTATAACGACACGCTGCTCGACGCCCTGCGGGAAGTCGCGGATAGCCTGAGCGCCTGGCAGTCGACGCGCGAGATGCTGGAGTCGCATCACCGCTTGGTGACGTCGCTCACCGAGGACTGGCGCCTCGCGAACGTGCGGGTCGTGTCAGGACTGGACGACGATCGGGAAGTCCTTCGCCATCGCTATCCGGTGCTGGAACAGGAATATGCTCTGCGGGCGCTGGAGAGCGATCAACTGGTCGCGGCGGTGGATCTCATTGAGGCGTTAGGCGGCGGATACGACAATCTCGATGTCGAAAAGAAACCGGAGGAGCCGACGAGTTGA
- a CDS encoding NADH dehydrogenase, whose protein sequence is MTKPRVLILGGGFGGMYAALEFERALARGAALDVTLVNQDNFFLFTPMLHEVAASDLDITNIVSPIRRLLRRVTFFHGEIEAIDLQHQRVGLSHGHEQHCHSLPYDHLVLALGSTTNFFNIPGLAGQALTMKSLDDAIVLRNHLIANLEEADFECGASLRAPLLNYVVAGSGFAGVETVAAMNDFLREALRYFPHLREDMLRIILVSAGKFILPELGEKLGAYAQRKLIEQKVEIHASCKVTAVTDRDVTFSDGTTVPTNTLVWTAGTRPHALLDTLPCPKTKGRVLVNEYLEVPGWPGLWAFGDCALVPDRKTGGSHPPTAQHALREGRVAAQNILATLRGDQMRPFLYSTLGLLAPIGRRTGVANILGVNFSGFIAWWLWRTIYLLKLPRFEKKLLVAMDWTLDVLFSKDLVHFRTKRSRIPHAAANRPKPTESFKPLIIHSDFGLPATENEASHGPPRYGLRPDSDSPI, encoded by the coding sequence ATGACCAAGCCGCGCGTGTTGATTCTGGGTGGAGGATTCGGCGGGATGTACGCCGCGTTGGAGTTCGAACGCGCATTGGCGCGCGGAGCCGCCTTGGACGTGACCCTCGTCAACCAGGACAACTTTTTCCTCTTCACCCCGATGCTGCATGAAGTCGCCGCAAGCGACCTCGATATCACCAATATCGTCAGCCCGATCCGCAGGCTGCTGCGTCGTGTGACGTTCTTTCACGGCGAGATCGAAGCCATTGATCTCCAGCATCAACGTGTCGGTCTGTCGCATGGGCATGAGCAACATTGCCACTCGCTGCCCTACGACCACTTGGTATTGGCCCTCGGCTCCACCACGAACTTCTTCAACATCCCAGGCTTGGCAGGCCAGGCGCTGACCATGAAATCGTTGGATGATGCGATTGTGCTGCGCAACCACCTCATCGCGAATCTGGAAGAGGCGGACTTTGAGTGTGGGGCGTCGCTCCGTGCGCCCTTACTGAATTACGTCGTGGCCGGCAGCGGCTTCGCCGGGGTCGAGACCGTCGCGGCCATGAATGACTTTCTGCGGGAGGCGCTGCGGTATTTTCCCCATCTGCGGGAAGACATGCTTCGGATCATCCTGGTCAGCGCGGGGAAATTCATTTTGCCGGAACTGGGGGAGAAGCTCGGTGCCTACGCGCAGCGCAAACTCATCGAGCAGAAGGTGGAAATCCATGCGAGCTGTAAAGTCACCGCCGTGACCGACCGCGACGTCACGTTCAGCGATGGGACGACGGTGCCGACCAATACGCTGGTCTGGACCGCCGGCACCCGCCCGCACGCCCTCTTGGACACCTTGCCCTGCCCGAAAACGAAGGGCCGGGTGCTTGTCAACGAGTACCTGGAAGTGCCCGGATGGCCTGGTCTCTGGGCCTTCGGCGACTGTGCGCTCGTGCCGGATCGCAAGACCGGTGGATCCCACCCCCCGACCGCGCAACATGCGCTGCGCGAAGGGAGAGTCGCAGCCCAGAATATCCTGGCCACCCTGCGAGGCGACCAGATGAGACCGTTCCTCTACTCGACGCTCGGACTCCTGGCTCCCATCGGGAGACGGACCGGCGTCGCGAACATTCTCGGCGTGAACTTCTCAGGCTTCATCGCCTGGTGGCTGTGGCGGACGATTTACTTGCTGAAGCTGCCTCGCTTTGAAAAGAAATTGCTCGTGGCCATGGACTGGACTCTTGATGTGCTCTTTTCGAAGGATCTGGTCCACTTTCGAACAAAGCGCTCCCGTATCCCGCACGCGGCAGCCAACCGACCGAAACCTACCGAATCCTTCAAGCCACTCATCATCCACTCGGACTTCGGACTGCCGGCAACTGAGAACGAAGCCTCGCACGGTCCTCCGCGATACGGCTTGCGCCCTGATAGCGACTCCCCTATATAG
- a CDS encoding Multidrug efflux system EmrAB-OMF, inner-membrane proton/drug antiporter EmrB (MFS type), translated as MTTCDHQETRCLGWHFILLNLMLGLAHIVVLFNAGSYVALEPHAVGNLGGVLPSFGRWAQTNFMIALALGFPLARWFSDRYGEPRVLGVAFIAYAAASAFCATADGIAGFVSARVLLGLAGGVTLPLSQSLLIKEYPDHLKSLGLAIWGFFTLMPFTLGLATGGWLADHWNWRALFYLNIVLALFIAALAAALFHGKRHDVRHEPFDLVGFVLLAVIFGSLQTILNGGNDFDWFDDPLLRGMLVVVVVAVPIWIVWELGERRPAMDLRLFAHRNFSVGLLCLGLGFFSIQGLLSLFVVQLQMLMGYSSELAGLVFLPMLLLGMPMIAVMHEIAKRLDVRWLACLNGLGFAATFYWIGLFDDPHSYDQIFWPMVLEGVFLGSFFTPLTVLTLHGLSGEQMLRAAETANILRIAAGAMGITWQGIVVFRRLPFHQLQLSDHFGGRISASYDALNQFTTKLEALGFDPAMIQRKVQLTIKQASGILALNDAFLLSSSLCLGIAMLVWFAHSSRVPALKQAEAVRELQAEEIMEQP; from the coding sequence ATGACGACATGTGATCATCAAGAGACCCGATGCCTCGGATGGCACTTCATCCTTCTCAACCTCATGTTGGGCCTCGCCCACATCGTGGTGCTGTTCAACGCCGGCTCCTATGTGGCGCTGGAACCGCACGCGGTGGGAAACTTAGGCGGCGTGCTGCCCAGCTTCGGGAGGTGGGCGCAGACGAATTTCATGATCGCCCTGGCCCTGGGTTTTCCCCTCGCGCGCTGGTTCTCCGACCGCTATGGAGAACCACGCGTCCTGGGCGTCGCCTTCATCGCCTACGCAGCGGCATCGGCATTCTGCGCGACGGCCGACGGCATTGCAGGCTTCGTGTCGGCTCGCGTCCTTCTCGGTCTTGCCGGCGGTGTCACCTTGCCGCTGAGCCAATCCTTGCTGATCAAGGAGTATCCCGATCACCTGAAGTCGTTGGGTCTGGCGATCTGGGGATTTTTCACGTTGATGCCGTTTACGTTGGGACTGGCGACCGGCGGTTGGCTTGCTGATCATTGGAACTGGCGTGCCCTGTTCTATCTCAACATCGTCCTGGCGCTGTTCATCGCCGCCCTGGCAGCCGCCTTGTTCCATGGAAAACGTCATGATGTTCGCCATGAGCCGTTTGACCTCGTTGGATTTGTCCTGTTGGCCGTGATCTTCGGCAGCCTCCAGACGATTTTGAACGGAGGAAACGACTTTGATTGGTTCGACGATCCGCTTCTACGCGGCATGCTGGTCGTCGTCGTCGTGGCTGTCCCGATCTGGATCGTCTGGGAGCTCGGGGAACGCCGTCCGGCGATGGATCTTCGGTTATTCGCGCATCGGAATTTCTCGGTCGGCCTACTCTGTCTGGGTCTGGGCTTCTTTTCGATTCAAGGACTGCTTTCTCTCTTCGTCGTTCAACTGCAGATGTTGATGGGCTATTCCTCCGAGCTGGCCGGTCTGGTGTTCCTGCCCATGCTTTTGCTCGGTATGCCGATGATCGCCGTGATGCACGAAATCGCAAAACGGCTGGATGTCCGATGGCTGGCTTGCTTGAACGGCCTGGGATTCGCCGCCACGTTTTATTGGATCGGCCTCTTCGATGATCCCCACTCGTACGATCAAATCTTTTGGCCGATGGTGCTCGAGGGGGTCTTCCTCGGCTCGTTTTTCACGCCGTTGACCGTGTTGACGTTGCACGGCCTTTCCGGCGAGCAAATGCTTCGCGCCGCGGAGACGGCCAATATTCTTCGCATCGCGGCCGGCGCGATGGGGATCACCTGGCAAGGGATCGTCGTCTTCCGCCGCCTCCCCTTTCATCAACTGCAACTCAGCGACCATTTCGGCGGAAGAATCTCGGCTTCGTATGACGCGCTCAATCAGTTCACGACTAAACTCGAGGCACTCGGTTTCGATCCCGCCATGATTCAACGCAAGGTGCAACTGACGATCAAGCAGGCGTCCGGCATCCTCGCCTTGAATGACGCGTTCCTCCTGTCGAGCTCTCTCTGTCTGGGGATTGCGATGCTGGTCTGGTTCGCGCATTCCAGCCGCGTGCCGGCCTTGAAGCAGGCGGAAGCCGTGCGCGAGTTGCAGGCGGAAGAAATAATGGAGCAACCATGA